Proteins encoded by one window of Streptococcus sanguinis:
- the radC gene encoding RadC family protein has protein sequence MYSISFQDDISMMPRERLMREGAEKLSNQELLSIFLRTGNKKETVFQVSQRILSSLSSLNDLKYLTLQELQTISGIGPIKAVELQAIIELGRRINRAEVLQKEQIMGSQKLAQKMQQELGDMRQECLVAIYLNSQNQILHQQTIFMGTVSRSIAEPREILHYALKHLATSIILVHNHPSGSVVPSRNDDEVTQHMKEACEMMGLVLLDHLIVSKCNYYSYREETDMI, from the coding sequence ATGTATAGCATTTCATTTCAAGATGATATTAGCATGATGCCACGGGAGCGTTTGATGAGAGAAGGGGCTGAAAAACTCAGCAACCAGGAGCTTTTATCAATCTTTCTCAGAACAGGCAACAAAAAAGAAACTGTTTTTCAAGTTTCTCAAAGAATTTTATCATCGCTTTCCAGTTTGAACGATCTTAAGTATTTAACTTTGCAGGAATTGCAGACTATTTCTGGAATCGGTCCGATTAAGGCTGTGGAGCTGCAGGCCATTATCGAATTGGGGCGTCGGATTAACCGAGCAGAGGTTCTGCAGAAAGAACAGATTATGGGCAGTCAAAAATTAGCCCAGAAGATGCAGCAGGAATTGGGAGATATGAGGCAGGAGTGCTTGGTTGCTATTTATCTTAATAGTCAAAATCAAATTCTGCACCAGCAGACTATTTTCATGGGGACGGTAAGCAGAAGCATTGCTGAGCCAAGAGAGATTCTCCACTACGCTCTCAAACATTTGGCGACATCTATCATACTGGTACACAATCATCCATCAGGATCAGTCGTTCCCAGCAGAAACGACGATGAGGTGACCCAGCATATGAAAGAAGCATGTGAGATGATGGGTTTAGTTCTTTTGGATCATTTGATTGTGTCCAAATGCAACTACTATAGCTACCGAGAGGAGACAGATATGATATAA
- a CDS encoding gamma-glutamyl-gamma-aminobutyrate hydrolase family protein, producing the protein MSKPIIGITGNEREIPDDHFIHISYTATGFVEGVKEVGGIPMILPIGDEEMAKQYVSIVDKLIITGGQNVCPQFYGEEKTIDSDDYLLKRDIFELALIKEARRQNKPIFTVCRGTQLYNVALGGTLHQDIEDHWQDSSAEYTTQSMVTKNGSILHEIYGPASEINSFHHQSIKDLATGLEVIAYDPRDKIIEAITSTDGSPFLGVQWHPEFLFGSREGDLALFDYVVNIL; encoded by the coding sequence ATGAGTAAACCTATTATTGGAATAACCGGAAATGAAAGAGAAATCCCAGACGATCACTTCATCCATATAAGCTATACAGCGACAGGATTCGTTGAGGGTGTCAAAGAAGTTGGCGGAATTCCAATGATTTTGCCAATCGGTGATGAAGAAATGGCTAAACAGTATGTTTCCATTGTCGATAAATTAATCATCACAGGAGGTCAAAATGTATGCCCTCAATTCTATGGTGAAGAGAAAACCATTGACAGCGATGATTATTTACTCAAGCGAGACATTTTTGAGTTAGCTTTAATCAAGGAAGCTCGCCGCCAAAATAAACCAATCTTCACTGTCTGCCGCGGAACCCAACTTTATAATGTCGCTTTAGGCGGTACGCTTCATCAAGATATTGAAGATCATTGGCAAGATAGCTCTGCTGAGTACACAACCCAAAGCATGGTGACCAAGAATGGTTCTATTCTGCACGAAATCTATGGACCAGCATCCGAAATCAACTCCTTCCACCATCAGAGTATCAAGGATTTGGCTACTGGCCTAGAAGTCATCGCCTATGATCCTCGCGATAAGATTATTGAAGCCATCACTTCTACTGATGGTAGTCCTTTCCTTGGCGTCCAATGGCATCCAGAGTTCTTGTTTGGCTCCAGAGAAGGAGACTTAGCTCTGTTTGATTATGTTGTCAATATTCTTTAA